A portion of the Bacillus thuringiensis genome contains these proteins:
- the aspB gene encoding aspartate transaminase AspB: MKLAKRVAALTPSSTLEITAKAQALKAEGHDVIGLGAGEPDFNTPEHIMDAAHKAMLEGHTKYTPTGGLQSLKQEIVKKFTRDQGIAYDPSEIIVCNGAKHALYTLFQVLLDEGDEVIIPTPYWVSYPEQVKLAGGKPVYVEGLEDNEYKITAKQLREAITEKTKAVIINSPSNPTGMIYSKEELQQLGEVCLEHDILIVSDEIYEKLIYGGVEYTSIAQLSNALKEQTLIINGVSKSHSMTGWRIGYAAGNKQLIKAMTNLASHSTSNPTSIAQYGAIAAYAGSQEPVETMRQAFEERLNIIYDKLIQIPGFTCIKPQGAFYLFPNVKEAVALSGYTTVDDWAKALLEEEKVALVPGTGFGAPNNVRLSYATSLEQVEKALERIHTFMKSKVQA; the protein is encoded by the coding sequence TACAGCAAAGGCGCAAGCATTAAAAGCAGAAGGTCATGATGTAATTGGATTAGGGGCAGGGGAACCTGACTTTAATACACCAGAGCATATTATGGATGCTGCACATAAAGCGATGTTAGAAGGGCATACGAAGTATACACCAACAGGTGGACTACAATCGTTAAAACAAGAAATTGTGAAGAAATTTACTCGCGATCAAGGTATTGCGTATGATCCATCTGAAATTATTGTATGTAATGGCGCAAAGCATGCATTATATACATTATTCCAAGTATTACTTGATGAGGGAGATGAAGTTATCATTCCAACTCCTTACTGGGTAAGCTATCCAGAGCAAGTAAAGCTTGCTGGCGGTAAGCCGGTTTATGTAGAAGGTTTAGAAGACAATGAGTACAAAATTACAGCAAAGCAGCTGCGTGAGGCAATTACAGAGAAAACGAAAGCAGTTATTATTAATTCACCGAGCAATCCAACAGGAATGATTTATAGCAAAGAAGAATTACAACAGCTTGGAGAAGTATGTTTAGAACATGATATTTTAATCGTTTCTGATGAAATTTATGAAAAATTAATTTATGGTGGCGTAGAATATACTTCAATTGCCCAGCTTTCTAATGCATTAAAAGAACAAACACTTATTATTAATGGTGTATCTAAATCTCATTCTATGACAGGATGGCGTATTGGGTATGCTGCAGGAAATAAGCAGCTTATTAAAGCGATGACGAACTTAGCGAGTCATAGTACGTCAAACCCTACTTCAATCGCTCAATACGGCGCAATTGCGGCATATGCGGGCTCACAAGAACCTGTGGAAACAATGCGTCAAGCCTTTGAAGAGAGATTAAACATCATTTATGATAAATTAATTCAAATCCCTGGCTTTACTTGTATTAAACCGCAAGGTGCATTTTACTTATTCCCTAACGTAAAAGAAGCTGTAGCTTTATCAGGATATACAACAGTTGATGATTGGGCAAAAGCTCTATTAGAAGAGGAAAAAGTGGCTCTTGTACCAGGTACAGGATTTGGTGCTCCAAATAATGTTCGTTTATCATATGCGACATCTCTTGAACAAGTAGAGAAAGCATTAGAACGCATCCATACATTTATGAAAAGTAAAGTGCAAGCTTAA